A stretch of the Arachis stenosperma cultivar V10309 chromosome 6, arast.V10309.gnm1.PFL2, whole genome shotgun sequence genome encodes the following:
- the LOC130933116 gene encoding F-box protein SKIP17-like, protein MDSLLHNNDNDDNHLDHVLHDFLALSDLPSLSLSLSLSLDRLVHSSASFSEADHLVDRAFTMGSILLEVAKHSYRNRASVHNSLTWPLPPDLSIKVFSLVDTSSLCHAAATCKLFRNWAKDPFCYSHIDLRTPVPKVNDALVATIIHRAGKTLRSLMLGVVPDATTSSGSCQPLSDTRRNCYSCGYKRSQKDSCHLTRCCLNPLNADGGALGALLRKLHLYNIGQMDSSSLVETLSVCPSLLDLEIVGLDVELGCILSSVSANCHLIERLAFAASTTGRNEILNIQTCSHLVAGCPHLTALSLRGIRIHDYKVRILVKGFQKLKYLDFSRSVSITGSFLRNLGNSNGGNFLEFLNLRDCMHLKEMEVAKLLTAIIAGNFKSLVHLDISNREGLGLRTDRQHTCYISSIMPVKEVLDTRPWMRLMVDYPSDRSNRDP, encoded by the exons ATGGATTCCCTCCTCCACAACAACGACAACGATGACAACCACCTGGACCACGTCCTCCACGACTTCCTCGCCCTCTCCGACCTCCCTTCGCTCTCTCtttccctctccctctctctcgaTCGCCTCGTCCATTCCTCCGCCTCCTTCTCTGAGGCCGACCACCTCGTCGACCGCGCCTTCACCATGGGTTCCATCCTCCTCGAAGTCGCCAAACACTCCTACAGAAACCGCGCTTCCGTTCACAACTCCCTCACCTGGCCCCTCCCCCCTGACCTCTCCATCAAG GTCTTCTCATTGGTCGATACAAGTAGCCTGTGCCATGCAGCAGCTACTTGTAAGTTGTTTAGAAACTGGGCTAAAGATCCTTTCTGCTATTCACATATTGATTTGAGAACACCTGTTCCAAAGGTGAACGATGCACTAGTCGCCACTATCATACACCGAGCTGGAAAGACACTAAG GTCTCTAATGCTTGGTGTTGTCCCTGATGCTACTACTTCATCCGGATCATGTCAGCCACTTTCTGATACTCGCAGAAATTGTTATTCATGTGGTTATAAGAGGTCACAGAAGGATTCATGCCATCTTACAAGATGCTGTTTAAACCCTTTAAATGCAGATGGTGGTGCTCTGGG GGCCCTTTTGAGGAAGCTACACTTGTATAATATTGGACAGATGGATTCATCGTCACTTGTTGAGACATTGTCAGTATGTCCTTCTCTCCTTGATCTGGAAATTGTAGGGCT AGATGTTGAACTGGGGTGTATCTTAAGTTCAGTGAGTGCAAACTGCCACTTAATAGAGCGTTTGGCTTTTGCAGCTTCAACAACTG gTCGTAATGAAATTCTGAATATCCAAACCTGTTCACATCTAGTAGCTGGTTGCCCACATCTAACTGCTTTATCTCTTAGAGGCATTAGGATACATGATTATAAAGTTCGCATATTGGTTAAG GGGTTTCAGAAACTGAAATATCTTGACTTTTCAAGATCCGTTTCAATCACGGGTAGCTTCTTGAG AAACCTTGGAAATAGCAACGGTGGGAATTTTCTTGAGTTCTTAAATTTGAGGGATTGCATGCATCTCAAAGAG ATGGAAGTTGCTAAATTGTTGACAGCAATCATTGCAGGCAATTTCAAATCACTTGTTCATCTC GACATATCCAACAGGGAAGGCTTAGGATTAAGGACTGACCGGCAGCATACGTGCTACATCTCTAG TATTATGCCGGTCAAGGAAGTTTTGGATACAAGGCCTTGGATGCGTTTGATGGTTGATTATCCATCAGACAGAAG CAACAGAGACCCCTGA